The following proteins are co-located in the Pseudomonas synxantha genome:
- a CDS encoding methyl-accepting chemotaxis protein — MNSLRSMSISRRLWLILIVAVLMLLALGLLMLNQIRGDLYQAKRQQTQHVVQTASGVLSYYQNLEKTGVLTRDTAQQQALSAVRGLRYDHDDYFWINDLTPVMIMHAANPKLDGQNLSAIRDPDGFAVFNEFVSLAKAKGAGIVNYRWPKPGAEAPVEKTSYIQLFEPWGWIIGSGVYVDDVQAEFNAQVWKASFIVLGIALVMGLLVSLIARSIVQPLQAAVNAMGNIASGESDLTRSLDTHGSDELTQLARHFNSFTAKLRQVVGQLQVCATALGQSSTELGHNASQAHDRSQQQSQQMELVATAINEVTYGVQDVAKNAEHAASEMRDAQAQAQQGQVNIDGSLQQIDQLSNTISQAVEVIRTLSSESTQIGGVLEVIRSIADQTNLLALNAAIEAARAGEQGRGFAVVADEVRLLAQRTQKSTAEIQAMIERLQGHSEAAVKVISDSHSASQLTIEQAGQAGASLTAIGQALHNLNGLNASIASATLQQAHVVEDINQNVTQAAGLSHSTALAAEQSSVASGQLRGLSEQLDGLLRQFRI, encoded by the coding sequence ATGAACAGTTTGCGCAGCATGTCGATCAGCCGCCGCCTTTGGCTGATCCTGATAGTCGCCGTGTTGATGCTGTTGGCCTTGGGGTTGCTGATGCTCAACCAGATCCGTGGCGACCTTTACCAGGCCAAGCGCCAACAGACCCAGCATGTGGTGCAGACCGCCAGCGGCGTGCTCAGCTATTACCAGAACCTGGAAAAGACCGGCGTACTGACCCGCGATACCGCGCAGCAGCAAGCCCTCAGCGCAGTGCGCGGGCTGCGCTATGACCACGATGATTACTTCTGGATCAACGACCTCACCCCCGTGATGATCATGCACGCGGCCAACCCCAAGCTCGATGGCCAGAACCTCTCGGCGATTCGCGACCCGGACGGCTTCGCCGTATTCAACGAGTTCGTGAGTCTGGCCAAGGCCAAGGGCGCCGGTATCGTCAACTACCGCTGGCCGAAACCTGGGGCCGAAGCACCGGTGGAAAAAACCTCGTACATCCAGCTGTTCGAACCCTGGGGCTGGATTATCGGTTCCGGCGTCTATGTGGATGATGTGCAGGCTGAATTCAACGCTCAGGTGTGGAAAGCCTCGTTCATTGTGCTAGGCATCGCGCTGGTCATGGGTCTGCTGGTATCACTGATTGCCCGCAGTATCGTGCAGCCGTTGCAGGCGGCCGTGAACGCCATGGGCAATATTGCCAGCGGCGAAAGCGACCTGACCCGCAGCCTCGACACCCACGGCAGCGACGAGCTCACCCAACTGGCCCGGCATTTCAACAGCTTCACCGCCAAGTTGCGCCAGGTGGTTGGCCAGTTGCAGGTATGCGCGACCGCCCTGGGCCAGTCGTCCACGGAGTTGGGCCACAACGCCAGCCAGGCCCACGACCGCAGCCAGCAGCAATCGCAGCAGATGGAGTTGGTGGCTACCGCTATCAATGAAGTCACCTACGGCGTGCAGGACGTGGCGAAGAATGCCGAACATGCCGCCAGCGAAATGCGCGATGCCCAAGCCCAGGCGCAACAGGGCCAGGTCAACATCGATGGCAGTTTGCAGCAGATCGACCAGCTCTCCAACACCATCAGCCAGGCCGTAGAGGTGATTCGCACGCTCTCCAGCGAAAGCACTCAGATTGGCGGCGTCCTCGAAGTGATCCGCTCCATCGCCGACCAGACCAACCTGCTCGCCCTGAACGCCGCCATTGAAGCCGCCCGCGCTGGCGAACAGGGCCGTGGGTTTGCGGTGGTCGCCGATGAAGTGCGCCTGCTGGCCCAGCGCACGCAGAAATCCACCGCCGAAATCCAGGCAATGATCGAGCGCTTGCAAGGCCACTCGGAAGCGGCGGTCAAGGTCATCAGCGACAGCCACAGCGCCTCGCAACTGACCATCGAGCAGGCCGGCCAGGCGGGGGCCAGCCTCACCGCCATCGGCCAGGCGCTGCACAACCTCAACGGTTTGAACGCCTCGATTGCCAGCGCCACCCTGCAACAGGCCCATGTGGTCGAAGATATCAACCAGAACGTCACCCAGGCCGCAGGGTTGTCCCACAGCACGGCGCTGGCGGCCGAACAATCCAGCGTGGCGAGTGGGCAGTTGCGTGGGCTGAGTGAGCAGCTTGATGGGTTGCTGCGCCAATTCCGAATCTAG